DNA from Chitinophaga pendula:
CATCATCGGCAATGGGTAACGCATACAATCAGATATGCACATCGCCTCATAGCGGCACATATGGATGTCCTGTTTGAGAGCAATTATATGTCCTGATCAGTACGATGTAATTATCCCGCTTGCCAGGGAGTGGCAATACGTTTGGATATCCAGGAAACAAAAAACGATTCCCACTTGAACATAGGATCCTGCAAAAAAGATGGATGATTATTAACGGGCTCAGGCATCCCCTCCACCACCTTCTTCACCATAGACACAATCCGCAGATTATTATTGTACGGACCTATAATACGTGATAACTTAAACAGGGCTTTATCATGGGCGTGGTCTACCGACAATACCTTGACCACAAAGTCAAAGGTATTGCTACAATGGCTGAGCGCAGCTACCGACCTGGAGCTTACCTTGAAGCATTGCCCATTCCGTAGTTCCATCATAACCTTATTTTTTTAGGGAAAGTTCAAACAAAATACATGCCCTTAAGCCAGGCGCAGTTTGCTTACTACACCAAATTTCCGGAAGTTTTTTGGTCCTGCAGCAGAATGATAGGGGTTTAATTTTGTTATCTGACAGAACTATGACGCACAGCACTCGTTATCGCAGGGGGAGATCCAATCTCCGTTCCTGCTGATCCCGAATAAGGAGGAGGTCGGTGCTCAGTTGCCAGGAAAGGCTTTTTATAAGCTCCTGCAGCCCCAGTAAATCACGTATTGACTGCCCATTTACTTTTCGGATCACATCGCCTGCTTTTAGTCCGCTTTTAGCTGCCAGGCTACCGGGAGACACCTGCAATACCAAAGCGCCTTCCTGGTCGTACAACCCCGCAGCAGACCTTTCCCCTAGGGTAGTAATATTTTTCAGGCGTGCACCCAGCCATTGCAGGGTATCACCAGATGTCGCTGCTACTATAGCCCGTATGGGCGGCAATGAAGGAGACTGCGCCAGCGCTTTTAGCCGCGCACTCCTGACACCCAAATCCCGCATAGCAAAATTGACAAATCCTATCCTGAATGCCGGCGATCCTGCTTTCACCTGGTAATCCCCCCCGGAAGGATCAGAAAAATCGGGATCACCTGCCAGACTATGCTTGTCAGTCCCGTTCTTTTGTGCTGCTGCCACTGCCACCGCCGTGGGCAGCAGGTTACTATCGACCGTTGTCCCCCAACTGCGGAGACGGATAGGGGCATAACTACCTCCCACGATATTATGACGGAATACATCACCACTATGCAGATACCACACATGCGGATGGAAAGTGCTGTTTACCAGTATATTATTCCATACAGTACGCCCGTAACCCTCGCGTAACTTCAAGCCTCCCTGCAGACAGACATTGTTGTAAATGCGGTAGTTGGAAGAACCGTCATCCAGGTCAATGTCCCAGCCGTGTGCACATTGAAAACGGTTGTCATGCAACAGCACAGGATCAACCGCATCCAGCAGTGGTAGATCGGGATTGCGGGCTACCCGCTCATCCGTTGCATGGATATCCGGTACCCAGTAACGATCCCGCCCCCAGGAGTTGAACGCACCGTGATCACTGGTCTCCAATACCGTATTAAAGACATCGTTGAAGCCAATATCATGACCTCCCCAGCAGCCGTCGCCAATATTAATACCCGCCCTGGGTACCTGGTAAATACTATTGTGCTGCACACGGATACGACGGGCCATACTGATCTGCACACCCGCTACCTGTTTTTCAATAGTGCCGATATGATGGATCAGATTGTCCGTCGCGGCACAACTATCCGGATACCGGTCGTTCACCGGCCCCGGAACAATATCCAGACGAGATAGCGCCAGCGTATCGGCATACCGGTACAAGGGAGAGCGGACAGCACTGCTGTCGCCGACAAAGGCAATGGCAGTACCACCAATATATTGAATATGGTTGCCGCTAAGCTGTACATCCCGGTTATAACCACTGACGAACAACGCATTGCCCCCAAGGTAACCAAAGTCACAGTCACTGATCCGGATATGCCGGCCACCACTGATCAGAATTGCTCCCCCGCGGTAAATAGTCCAGTCACTGCGCAATAGTGGCTCACGGGTATGCATAAACGTACGATTGGTGCCGGTAAATCGGATACCCCTGACCGTCACACTGCTGACCGGCGATGTCGTCGTACCGGTAATATGTACCAGGTCGTCTATCACACTACGGGCGAATACCGCCTGCTGCATATTCACCCCTTGCGGTGGGTATATATAGAGGATGCCCCTC
Protein-coding regions in this window:
- a CDS encoding PDZ domain-containing protein, with the protein product MKQCFLFLCALLLATSLCAQHDIHVSPHGQDSNNGSLSAPLQTLSAALRQVRNAPVTEVRIQLSAGSYPLEKTLLINPEVLNGHTLTIQAYMGAQVTIHGLSPIRAKWQPWQQGVLKAHIGKGLMLDQLYCNGVPLPMARYPNADSTQHIFYGTAADAISPERVQRWQSPAGGYVHALHQGMWGGFHYLITGKDPQGQLQLEGGWQNNRPAPMHAQYRFVENILEELDAPGEWYYDTVRGILYIYPPQGVNMQQAVFARSVIDDLVHITGTTTSPVSSVTVRGIRFTGTNRTFMHTREPLLRSDWTIYRGGAILISGGRHIRISDCDFGYLGGNALFVSGYNRDVQLSGNHIQYIGGTAIAFVGDSSAVRSPLYRYADTLALSRLDIVPGPVNDRYPDSCAATDNLIHHIGTIEKQVAGVQISMARRIRVQHNSIYQVPRAGINIGDGCWGGHDIGFNDVFNTVLETSDHGAFNSWGRDRYWVPDIHATDERVARNPDLPLLDAVDPVLLHDNRFQCAHGWDIDLDDGSSNYRIYNNVCLQGGLKLREGYGRTVWNNILVNSTFHPHVWYLHSGDVFRHNIVGGSYAPIRLRSWGTTVDSNLLPTAVAVAAAQKNGTDKHSLAGDPDFSDPSGGDYQVKAGSPAFRIGFVNFAMRDLGVRSARLKALAQSPSLPPIRAIVAATSGDTLQWLGARLKNITTLGERSAAGLYDQEGALVLQVSPGSLAAKSGLKAGDVIRKVNGQSIRDLLGLQELIKSLSWQLSTDLLLIRDQQERRLDLPLR